From Methanospirillum lacunae, one genomic window encodes:
- a CDS encoding presenilin family intramembrane aspartyl protease PSH, protein MESSDNQFANTHITGGRALNPILSLAAMPLMLLIVEAGAVVLSVPMIQSGYAVFEDPSSYENPIWFIAMLLGFTVVLLALLKYRLKWAIQLVIWASLFLSFIYVFTGLLSLAGLDMAVSTAIGLLLSVGATALLAKYPEWYVVDVLGVLLSAGIASIFGISLEPVPVILLLVLLAVYDAISVYRTKHMLTLAEGIIENRMPIMVVVPKKEGYSFIRDGVGGMVQPAKTGESSDSLHRDQDQKPERAAYLMGLGDLIMPSILVVSAAVFLPAKGMFGFSIPVITTMIGSVAGMALLLYFVSSGRPQAGLPPLNGGAIIGFLIGWFLVGI, encoded by the coding sequence ATGGAATCATCTGATAATCAGTTTGCAAATACTCACATCACAGGAGGAAGGGCACTAAATCCGATCCTTTCCCTTGCTGCAATGCCTCTGATGCTCCTCATTGTTGAAGCAGGAGCAGTTGTCCTGTCAGTTCCGATGATCCAGTCGGGGTATGCGGTCTTTGAAGATCCATCATCGTATGAAAACCCGATCTGGTTCATTGCAATGCTGCTTGGATTCACTGTGGTACTCCTTGCTCTGTTAAAGTACCGCCTGAAATGGGCTATACAACTAGTCATCTGGGCATCGCTTTTTCTCTCGTTTATCTATGTTTTCACAGGTCTGCTCTCTCTTGCAGGATTAGATATGGCTGTTTCTACTGCCATTGGATTACTCCTCTCGGTTGGGGCAACCGCTCTCCTTGCAAAATATCCTGAATGGTACGTGGTTGATGTACTTGGAGTACTTCTTTCAGCCGGGATTGCCTCGATATTTGGAATATCACTCGAACCTGTACCTGTCATACTGCTCCTCGTTCTTCTCGCAGTCTATGACGCGATATCAGTGTACCGGACAAAACACATGCTGACCCTTGCTGAAGGAATTATTGAAAACAGGATGCCTATCATGGTTGTTGTTCCCAAAAAAGAGGGGTACTCATTCATCAGGGACGGCGTCGGTGGTATGGTACAGCCTGCAAAAACTGGTGAAAGCTCTGATTCTCTTCATAGGGATCAGGACCAAAAACCCGAGCGGGCTGCATATCTGATGGGGCTTGGTGATCTTATCATGCCCTCTATCCTTGTAGTTTCAGCAGCGGTGTTTCTGCCAGCAAAAGGGATGTTTGGGTTTTCTATCCCTGTTATTACTACAATGATTGGTTCAGTTGCAGGGATGGCATTACTTCTCTATTTCGTCTCGTCTGGGAGGCCTCAAGCCGGACTCCCGCCACTTAATGGAGGGGCGATCATAGGATTCCTTATCGGCTGGTTCCTCGTCGGGATCTGA
- a CDS encoding pyridoxamine 5'-phosphate oxidase family protein, translating to MHRTDKEVQDQGWIDAVLKKALFCHLAIPGDDEYPCLVPMNFVWYEGRLILHSSPVGDKIRLLKNNPHASFAVESDIDLVTDTNVCGYGMRYRSVIGRGTVRFVEEYKEKNRLLKVFSEKYASYPVDNFFQDKLDNVAVLVIKPISITGKNSGYPL from the coding sequence ATGCACAGAACAGATAAAGAAGTCCAGGATCAGGGATGGATTGATGCTGTTCTCAAAAAGGCACTTTTTTGTCATCTTGCCATTCCTGGCGACGACGAGTATCCCTGTCTGGTACCGATGAATTTTGTATGGTATGAGGGGAGGCTTATTTTACACTCATCCCCTGTCGGAGATAAGATACGTCTACTTAAGAACAATCCTCACGCATCATTCGCGGTTGAATCAGATATCGATCTCGTCACCGATACCAATGTATGCGGGTATGGGATGCGGTACAGGAGCGTCATCGGACGTGGCACAGTAAGGTTTGTCGAAGAATATAAGGAGAAGAACCGCCTGCTCAAAGTGTTCTCTGAAAAATATGCGTCATACCCGGTTGATAACTTTTTTCAGGATAAACTTGACAATGTTGCCGTGTTAGTCATCAAACCCATATCAATAACAGGAAAAAATTCAGGATACCCTCTGTAG
- a CDS encoding CBS domain-containing protein — MDLSLIQNDILITLISLYEKKSIPIKGEEIADIIRRNPGTVRNQMQALKAIGLVDGIPGPKGGYHPTAVAYKELNLKRDGEVYEVKISRDSEVIPGVKVAEIIFTTLSHADICHAQIKIIGSVKLFNIGDVITIGPTPMNKLMIKGEVFGKDENEPALIVSILEMVSLPKKPIRSYMTAPIKMLSTRSTLMDAIHLFNKYRIHGAPVMEGNFLMGIITMTDILLAIEEKISLEAPVSEVMTEEVIQADASVQIYEVIRKFKEKQIGRLVVVEDGQPIGILTQSDIFRVIPTH, encoded by the coding sequence ATGGATCTGTCTCTTATCCAGAACGATATCCTCATCACCCTCATCAGTCTCTATGAGAAGAAGTCGATACCGATCAAGGGGGAGGAGATCGCTGATATCATTCGCAGGAATCCTGGAACTGTCAGAAACCAGATGCAGGCACTAAAAGCAATAGGCCTTGTTGATGGTATTCCCGGGCCAAAGGGTGGATATCATCCAACTGCTGTGGCATACAAGGAACTCAATCTGAAACGTGATGGGGAGGTATATGAGGTTAAAATCTCTCGCGACAGCGAGGTCATCCCTGGTGTCAAGGTTGCCGAGATTATCTTCACCACCCTCTCACACGCTGATATCTGTCATGCCCAGATCAAGATCATCGGAAGCGTGAAACTCTTCAACATCGGAGATGTGATCACCATCGGTCCGACTCCGATGAATAAACTGATGATCAAGGGTGAAGTGTTTGGAAAAGATGAGAATGAGCCTGCACTCATTGTCTCAATCCTTGAAATGGTCTCACTTCCAAAAAAGCCTATCCGCAGTTACATGACTGCCCCCATTAAGATGCTCTCAACCAGGTCAACCCTGATGGACGCAATCCATCTCTTCAATAAATACCGGATCCACGGCGCACCGGTTATGGAAGGGAACTTTCTCATGGGAATCATCACGATGACCGATATTCTCCTGGCAATTGAAGAGAAGATAAGCCTGGAAGCACCGGTAAGCGAGGTTATGACCGAAGAGGTAATTCAGGCTGATGCTTCTGTCCAGATTTATGAAGTAATCCGCAAGTTTAAGGAGAAACAGATTGGGAGACTGGTTGTCGTAGAAGATGGACAGCCGATTGGGATCCTGACTCAGTCTGACATCTTCAGGGTTATTCCCACACACTAA
- a CDS encoding acetyl-CoA carboxylase biotin carboxylase subunit — MKYFDKILIANRGEIAIRVMRACRELGIDTVAIYSEADKNSLFVHYADEAFPVGPAPPSKSYLNMERIIAVAKTAGAEAIHPGYGFLAENAAFSGLCEEEGITFIGPKKKTIAAMGSKIRSKQTMKDAGVPVLPGTDGGIDDISKAAKIADEIGYPVIVKASAGGGGIGMQIVHDPSEIEQAIEGAMRIAESAFGDRTVFIEKYLQKPRHVEVQVFCDEHNNGVHMFERECSIQRRHQKLIEEAPCPVMTPELRERMTDSALKVADAADYVNAGTVEFLYDNGNYYFMEMNTRLQVEHTITELITGIDLVRQQIVVAAGDPLEYAQEDITIRGHAIECRINAEDPLNNFAADPGKIVRYRSPGGPGIRLDSGIHAGYTIPPHYDSMIAKLCAWGMNRDLAIARMRRAIYEYVILGVKTTLPLHHAIMHNPEFISGNTSTHFLQEEHISKTLKRYIQEDETRMTQLATPLRNDRKIAAISAGLIAVIEKNKQ; from the coding sequence ATGAAGTATTTTGACAAAATACTCATTGCCAACCGTGGAGAGATCGCAATCAGGGTTATGCGGGCATGCCGCGAACTCGGGATTGATACAGTCGCTATTTACTCAGAAGCTGACAAAAATTCACTTTTTGTACATTACGCAGACGAAGCCTTTCCAGTAGGACCTGCTCCGCCATCAAAGTCCTACCTGAACATGGAGCGGATCATTGCGGTTGCAAAGACCGCCGGTGCTGAGGCAATCCATCCAGGTTACGGGTTTTTAGCTGAAAACGCTGCATTTTCGGGACTTTGTGAAGAAGAAGGTATTACCTTCATCGGGCCGAAGAAGAAGACCATCGCGGCAATGGGATCCAAGATCAGGTCCAAGCAGACGATGAAAGACGCCGGAGTTCCGGTCCTTCCAGGAACAGACGGAGGTATTGATGATATCAGCAAGGCAGCAAAAATTGCTGATGAGATTGGATATCCGGTGATTGTTAAAGCCAGTGCTGGTGGTGGCGGGATTGGGATGCAGATTGTGCATGACCCTTCAGAAATCGAACAGGCGATCGAAGGAGCCATGCGAATTGCAGAGTCTGCATTCGGAGACAGGACGGTCTTTATCGAAAAGTACCTCCAGAAACCACGGCACGTTGAGGTACAGGTCTTCTGTGACGAGCATAATAATGGCGTCCATATGTTCGAGCGTGAGTGTTCAATCCAACGCAGGCACCAAAAACTGATTGAAGAAGCACCCTGCCCGGTGATGACACCAGAACTGCGTGAGCGAATGACAGATTCTGCCCTGAAAGTTGCAGATGCGGCCGATTATGTGAACGCAGGTACTGTTGAATTCCTGTATGATAACGGGAACTATTACTTCATGGAGATGAACACCAGGCTTCAGGTCGAGCACACCATCACAGAACTTATAACAGGTATTGATCTTGTCAGGCAACAGATCGTGGTTGCTGCAGGAGATCCTCTAGAATATGCTCAGGAAGATATCACCATCAGAGGTCATGCCATCGAATGTCGTATCAATGCTGAGGATCCTCTGAACAACTTTGCTGCAGATCCCGGGAAGATTGTCAGGTACCGCTCTCCCGGGGGTCCTGGAATCAGGCTTGACTCAGGTATTCATGCTGGATATACAATTCCTCCCCACTATGACTCTATGATTGCCAAACTTTGTGCCTGGGGTATGAATCGGGATCTGGCAATTGCAAGAATGCGTCGCGCAATCTATGAGTACGTAATTCTGGGTGTGAAAACGACACTCCCGCTACATCATGCCATCATGCATAACCCAGAATTCATTTCCGGGAACACATCCACACACTTCCTCCAGGAAGAACATATCTCAAAGACTCTCAAGCGGTACATCCAGGAAGACGAGACCAGGATGACCCAACTTGCAACCCCACTTCGGAATGACCGAAAGATTGCAGCAATCAGTGCAGGTTTGATCGCAGTGATTGAAAAGAATAAGCAATAA
- the fen gene encoding flap endonuclease-1: protein MGVALRDIIAPYKHPAESQDLTGVASVDAFNALYQFLSIIRQPDGTPLMDKEGRITSHLSGIFFRTTNFLQQGIQPVWIFDGKPPELKARTIGERRAVREEAQEKWDQAKREGDTAGAFRYAMASSKLDDEVLSSARNLLDLLGIPVINAPSEGEADASNMVRTGVARYVASQDYDTLLFGAPLLVRNLTVSGKRRSHGRMVNVLPETVVLDDVLTGLNLTREELIDVAILVGTDFNEGAVGVGAKTALKKIKAGEFKEVVALKLPDIDPEPIRNFFLNPPVSGNYPIEWKKPDHDRIISFLCGDYGFSEDRINPVLEKISGRGKQRTLDSWF from the coding sequence ATGGGTGTAGCCTTACGCGATATTATTGCCCCATATAAACATCCGGCGGAATCACAGGATCTTACCGGAGTTGCATCTGTTGATGCATTCAACGCGCTCTATCAGTTTCTGTCCATCATCAGACAGCCGGATGGAACACCGCTCATGGATAAAGAAGGGAGGATAACCTCACATCTGTCAGGGATCTTTTTCCGTACCACTAACTTTCTCCAACAGGGAATTCAGCCGGTTTGGATCTTTGACGGTAAACCTCCCGAATTAAAGGCACGGACAATAGGGGAACGACGGGCAGTCAGAGAAGAAGCTCAGGAGAAATGGGATCAGGCAAAACGAGAAGGCGATACTGCCGGAGCATTCAGGTATGCAATGGCGTCATCAAAACTTGATGACGAAGTCTTATCTTCAGCCCGTAATTTACTTGATCTGCTCGGAATCCCGGTTATTAATGCTCCATCAGAAGGTGAGGCTGATGCCTCCAATATGGTAAGAACAGGTGTTGCCAGGTACGTTGCATCCCAGGATTACGATACTCTGCTCTTTGGGGCACCACTCCTAGTTCGGAACCTGACAGTGTCAGGAAAGAGAAGATCTCACGGCAGGATGGTAAATGTCCTGCCAGAAACAGTAGTCCTTGATGATGTACTCACGGGCCTCAATCTAACAAGAGAGGAACTTATTGATGTGGCTATTCTGGTTGGGACTGATTTCAACGAGGGAGCAGTCGGAGTCGGTGCAAAGACCGCACTCAAAAAGATCAAAGCTGGTGAATTCAAAGAGGTTGTTGCCTTAAAACTTCCGGACATAGATCCTGAACCAATACGGAATTTTTTCCTGAATCCCCCAGTATCCGGGAATTACCCTATCGAATGGAAAAAACCAGATCATGATAGGATCATATCATTTCTCTGTGGGGATTACGGATTTTCTGAAGACAGAATAAACCCGGTGCTTGAGAAGATCAGTGGCAGGGGAAAACAACGGACTCTTGACAGTTGGTTCTAA
- a CDS encoding NOG1 family protein, producing the protein MDINNNKQAMNFERIPTVPTADEVLDRALRRAAAKMREKKQKKRASEEFVRAAYLSVHDKLVSVIQGFPEMDNLPRFYQDLFDIIWGTEHLRKALGAVGWAARWTKDHKGGLAKDVRFSSDEDATASRKKAVARLASVVHQIDDQLLYLNEVRNVMRKLPVIEDVFTIVVAGFPNVGKSSFIRRVSSAEPEIASYPFTTKGVIIGHRIERREKIQLIDTPGLLDRPAEERNTIEKQAISAIINTADVILFILDPSTYCGFPLEDQMRLLDEIRELVHVPIIAVVNKSDVKTLEGYKAMSTASGEGVEEVLEMLLSEKPAPGAAHHPGRQGYSDPDEEPADKESYDRPSIKWRESGLRPPRRDEIEK; encoded by the coding sequence ATGGATATCAATAATAATAAGCAAGCAATGAACTTCGAACGGATACCTACTGTACCAACCGCAGACGAGGTCCTTGACAGGGCACTTCGCCGGGCTGCAGCTAAGATGCGTGAGAAGAAACAGAAGAAACGTGCATCAGAAGAATTTGTAAGAGCAGCATACCTTTCGGTTCACGATAAACTCGTCTCAGTAATCCAAGGTTTCCCGGAAATGGATAATCTGCCCCGATTTTACCAGGATCTCTTTGACATAATCTGGGGCACTGAACATCTTCGCAAGGCTCTTGGAGCCGTCGGCTGGGCAGCAAGATGGACAAAAGATCATAAAGGAGGACTTGCCAAGGATGTCAGATTCTCCAGCGATGAGGATGCAACCGCTTCCCGGAAAAAGGCCGTGGCACGACTTGCATCGGTGGTTCATCAGATCGATGATCAACTCCTCTACCTCAATGAGGTCAGGAATGTCATGCGTAAACTCCCGGTCATTGAGGACGTCTTCACAATTGTGGTGGCAGGGTTTCCAAACGTGGGCAAGTCCTCATTCATTAGGAGAGTCTCTTCAGCAGAGCCTGAGATCGCATCATATCCATTCACAACAAAGGGTGTGATTATCGGTCACCGGATTGAACGCAGAGAAAAGATCCAGTTAATCGACACACCCGGCCTGCTTGACCGCCCGGCAGAAGAGAGAAACACCATCGAAAAGCAGGCGATTTCAGCGATCATCAACACCGCTGATGTTATCCTGTTTATCCTTGACCCAAGTACCTACTGCGGATTTCCTCTTGAAGATCAGATGCGCCTACTGGATGAGATCAGGGAATTAGTCCATGTTCCGATTATAGCTGTTGTAAACAAATCAGATGTAAAAACACTTGAAGGATACAAGGCTATGTCAACAGCATCGGGTGAAGGGGTTGAAGAGGTACTTGAGATGCTCCTCTCAGAAAAACCCGCTCCCGGTGCAGCCCACCACCCCGGACGTCAGGGATACTCAGATCCCGACGAGGAACCAGCCGATAAGGAATCCTATGATCGCCCCTCCATTAAGTGGCGGGAGTCCGGCTTGAGGCCTCCCAGACGAGACGAAATAGAGAAGTAA
- a CDS encoding pyruvate/oxaloacetate carboxyltransferase: MSPARNTKLQITDTTLRDAHQSLIATRMRTEDMIPLARAIDKAGFFSVEAWGGATFDSCIRFLNEDPWHRLTTLKEELKHTPIQMLLRGQNLVGYRHYSDDVVDRFIDLSYKNGVDIFRVFDALNDIRNMERSMTRVKETGAHLQATISYTISPVHSTKGFIEMARELYAHDCDSICIKDMAGLAMPEETRALITGIKDEMDVIVDLHSHSTSGIASMAYQAAIEAGVDILDTAMSPFALGTSQPPTESTVASVKGTPRDTGIDLLILREIRDECMKIRQKYDALFTPVAERVDSDVLIYQLPGGMITNLVSQLQEQDALDRLDDVFREVPEVRRDLGYPPLVTPTSQIVGSQAVFNVLVGGERYKNVTKEVRDYVKGLYGRSPGPVSDEIRNLIIGDEEVITQRPADLLDPMYAKMKKEAQDADLIKKEEDVLTYILYPAIAPSFLKGERQAEKIPTRSAKKSSGFEMPDSMQVEVDGETFTVRILAIGDQQAKEKPKVSGPPKQDMPGGVRSNMQGMILEMKVGRGDEVKAGETLLILEAMKMENPISSPRDGVVTDIFVDTGDTVLSGDVLMVIE, from the coding sequence ATGAGTCCAGCCCGGAATACGAAGCTTCAGATCACCGATACCACACTCAGGGATGCCCATCAGTCTCTTATCGCAACACGGATGAGGACCGAGGATATGATCCCGCTCGCACGGGCAATAGACAAAGCCGGTTTTTTTTCAGTTGAGGCATGGGGAGGTGCAACTTTTGACAGTTGCATCAGATTCCTGAATGAGGACCCATGGCACCGTCTCACCACCCTGAAGGAGGAACTTAAACACACCCCAATCCAGATGCTCCTCCGCGGCCAGAATCTTGTCGGATACCGGCATTACTCAGATGATGTCGTAGATCGGTTCATCGATCTCTCATACAAAAATGGGGTAGACATTTTCAGGGTCTTTGATGCACTCAACGACATCAGAAACATGGAGAGGTCAATGACCCGGGTTAAGGAGACAGGGGCACACCTGCAGGCCACCATCTCATACACAATAAGCCCGGTTCATTCAACAAAAGGGTTTATTGAAATGGCTCGGGAACTCTACGCCCATGATTGTGACTCTATCTGCATCAAGGATATGGCAGGCCTTGCCATGCCTGAAGAGACACGAGCCCTTATCACCGGAATAAAGGATGAGATGGACGTAATCGTAGATCTGCACTCCCACTCCACGAGTGGGATCGCTTCAATGGCATATCAGGCAGCTATTGAGGCAGGTGTCGATATCCTTGATACCGCCATGTCTCCGTTCGCACTTGGAACCAGCCAGCCACCAACTGAAAGCACTGTTGCATCTGTCAAAGGAACTCCACGGGATACCGGGATTGATCTGCTCATTCTTCGTGAGATCAGGGATGAATGTATGAAAATCAGGCAGAAGTACGATGCTCTCTTTACACCAGTTGCCGAACGGGTGGATAGTGATGTTCTGATTTATCAACTTCCTGGCGGCATGATCACAAACCTCGTCTCCCAATTACAGGAACAGGATGCACTTGACCGGCTTGATGATGTATTTCGTGAGGTCCCAGAGGTACGTCGTGACCTCGGGTATCCTCCGCTTGTAACACCGACATCTCAGATTGTCGGGAGCCAGGCTGTATTTAATGTCCTGGTTGGAGGAGAGCGGTACAAGAACGTTACCAAAGAAGTCCGTGACTATGTCAAAGGGCTTTACGGCCGTTCACCAGGCCCTGTCTCTGATGAGATCCGCAATCTGATCATCGGTGATGAGGAGGTGATCACTCAGCGCCCAGCTGATCTCCTGGACCCAATGTATGCAAAGATGAAGAAAGAGGCACAGGATGCAGACCTGATCAAGAAGGAAGAGGATGTTTTGACATACATCCTTTATCCGGCAATTGCCCCATCATTTTTGAAGGGTGAGAGGCAGGCTGAGAAGATCCCTACTCGTTCTGCTAAGAAGAGTTCGGGTTTTGAGATGCCCGATTCCATGCAGGTGGAAGTTGATGGTGAGACCTTCACAGTCCGGATCCTTGCAATCGGTGATCAACAGGCAAAGGAGAAGCCAAAGGTCTCGGGTCCGCCAAAGCAGGATATGCCAGGCGGAGTCAGGAGTAATATGCAGGGGATGATTCTCGAGATGAAGGTCGGCCGTGGAGATGAGGTAAAAGCCGGTGAGACCCTGCTTATCCTTGAAGCCATGAAGATGGAGAACCCGATAAGCAGCCCACGTGACGGGGTTGTCACCGATATCTTTGTCGACACTGGCGACACGGTCCTGAGCGGCGACGTGCTCATGGTGATCGAATGA
- a CDS encoding PKD domain-containing protein, producing the protein MIGTTGLNTHRSLLGFLLVGMILGSSIICSVTADNQNQENESVMAQYENGTMTSEWAVDFSATPLEGYPPVCAKFTVSGPLADYLWDFGDGTTSNSRSPVHCYQKSGSYWVKLKYSIGQKSGEVNKEDYIKVKDPANLVDYSADPVNGTVPLNVQFTIAGNPTNILWNFDDGQESSDSNPQHQYQHPGFYSPTLTYCAQGNCDKISKYNYIQVSQGEEVNFTAEKLEGVAPLSTKFSVTGPAETFSWDFGDGTTSYEKDPNHYYEKPGNYMVTLTYSIEEASYTLTRPDYIHTTSKYAPDFNGSPRRGIAPLCVDLDMINQPQSWTWMFGDNTTSPESHGSHCYGFSGSYDVGLHYCYNGYCSDVVKPGFVTVDSPKIFAERGDDEATIKFRTDAGEGLRYIWDFGDSATSESAGPTHRYEKPGDYNVTLSVLGTCGCTAKSSAKVSVNPKQVLDFTATPLEGCAPHSVQFSTAPPASLAEKQKWDFGDGEKSTDNNPFHSYQFAGTYSVTLVKEYPGHQENITKPDLIHIFDVPHPSFSMNPTTGVAPATITFTDTTTGYESKRSWDFGDGVTGTDTRMEHQYTEEGTFNASLTVWGQGDCHGTTTKEVQISNPKEVKYDLSGLPRRGVAPLSTSFKITGSPYQWSIDFGDGSQPTSEQNPFHTYTTSGVYSPKLHVCDADGCQDIIKSGYIVAIPSSYQTITLSKGWNLISTPVTLEPGQDTISLFSGVDTASHSLYSWDSTTGQWKRLTKDSDLDPLTAVWIYVAKPVDISLQVATSGPEGNLTRSLSAGWNLISFPGANATAPEEVFDDLQWSYILGFNAQSQQYYPPIQKGNGEQLLDPKQGYWLYMEKPGTLVVPAI; encoded by the coding sequence ATGATCGGAACGACCGGTTTGAATACACACAGGAGTTTGCTAGGGTTCTTACTCGTAGGAATGATACTCGGATCTTCCATCATCTGTTCTGTAACTGCTGATAATCAGAATCAGGAAAATGAATCGGTCATGGCACAATATGAGAACGGGACCATGACTTCAGAATGGGCTGTTGATTTTTCAGCCACTCCTCTTGAAGGTTACCCACCGGTTTGTGCCAAATTCACTGTTTCCGGACCCCTCGCTGACTACCTCTGGGATTTTGGTGATGGGACAACTTCAAACTCCCGTAGCCCGGTTCACTGTTATCAGAAATCGGGTTCATATTGGGTGAAACTGAAGTATTCAATTGGTCAGAAATCTGGTGAGGTAAATAAAGAAGATTATATCAAAGTTAAAGATCCCGCAAACCTGGTGGATTATTCTGCAGACCCTGTTAACGGGACAGTTCCACTTAATGTTCAGTTTACGATTGCCGGAAATCCGACAAATATTCTCTGGAATTTTGATGACGGACAAGAGAGTTCTGATTCAAATCCTCAACATCAGTATCAGCACCCTGGGTTCTACTCCCCAACTTTGACCTACTGCGCCCAAGGAAACTGCGATAAGATCTCAAAATATAATTACATCCAGGTTTCCCAGGGAGAAGAGGTCAATTTTACTGCAGAAAAACTGGAGGGAGTGGCTCCCCTCTCCACTAAGTTTTCAGTCACCGGACCTGCTGAAACATTTTCATGGGACTTTGGAGACGGGACTACATCTTATGAGAAAGATCCCAACCATTACTATGAAAAACCAGGCAATTACATGGTAACCCTGACCTACTCGATAGAAGAGGCAAGTTATACTCTGACACGACCCGATTACATCCATACAACCTCAAAATATGCTCCTGATTTCAACGGGTCTCCCCGGAGAGGAATCGCTCCCCTTTGCGTTGATCTTGATATGATTAACCAACCCCAGTCATGGACTTGGATGTTTGGAGACAACACAACATCACCTGAATCCCATGGTTCACATTGTTACGGGTTCAGTGGAAGTTATGATGTCGGGCTTCATTACTGCTACAACGGATACTGCAGCGATGTTGTCAAACCTGGTTTTGTCACAGTAGATTCACCAAAAATTTTTGCTGAACGTGGTGATGATGAGGCAACGATAAAATTCAGAACAGATGCAGGTGAGGGGCTCAGATATATCTGGGATTTTGGTGATTCTGCAACATCAGAGAGTGCAGGTCCCACTCACCGGTATGAGAAACCTGGCGACTACAATGTGACCCTTTCTGTGCTTGGAACCTGCGGGTGTACTGCTAAGTCCTCTGCAAAAGTTTCGGTGAACCCCAAACAGGTACTTGATTTTACAGCAACCCCCCTTGAGGGGTGTGCTCCGCACAGTGTTCAGTTTAGTACTGCCCCACCTGCATCACTTGCAGAGAAGCAAAAGTGGGACTTTGGGGATGGTGAGAAAAGCACAGATAATAATCCATTCCACAGTTACCAGTTTGCAGGAACATACTCAGTTACCCTGGTGAAAGAATATCCAGGCCATCAGGAGAACATAACCAAGCCTGATTTGATCCATATTTTTGATGTGCCTCACCCGTCCTTTTCAATGAATCCAACAACAGGAGTTGCACCGGCAACTATTACGTTCACTGATACAACAACAGGATATGAGTCCAAACGATCATGGGACTTTGGAGATGGCGTAACCGGAACTGATACACGGATGGAACACCAGTACACAGAGGAAGGAACGTTCAACGCTTCTCTCACAGTCTGGGGTCAGGGTGACTGTCATGGTACAACAACTAAAGAGGTTCAGATATCCAACCCGAAAGAGGTGAAATATGACCTTTCCGGACTTCCAAGAAGAGGAGTTGCCCCTCTGTCAACATCTTTTAAAATTACTGGGAGTCCCTACCAGTGGTCAATCGATTTCGGGGATGGAAGTCAGCCTACATCAGAGCAGAATCCTTTTCACACCTATACAACCTCCGGTGTGTACAGTCCAAAACTTCATGTCTGCGATGCAGACGGATGTCAGGATATAATAAAATCCGGATATATTGTTGCAATCCCATCCTCCTATCAGACTATCACTCTCTCAAAAGGATGGAACCTCATATCAACCCCGGTTACCCTTGAGCCAGGACAGGATACAATAAGTTTATTTTCTGGAGTAGATACAGCAAGCCATTCACTTTATTCCTGGGATAGTACTACAGGACAGTGGAAGCGATTGACCAAAGATTCAGATCTCGATCCCCTGACAGCGGTCTGGATCTATGTAGCAAAACCAGTAGACATCAGTTTGCAGGTTGCTACATCAGGGCCTGAAGGAAACCTGACCAGATCACTTTCAGCAGGCTGGAATCTGATAAGTTTTCCAGGAGCAAACGCAACGGCCCCTGAAGAAGTATTCGATGACCTTCAATGGTCATATATTCTGGGCTTTAATGCACAATCCCAGCAGTACTATCCACCTATTCAGAAAGGAAATGGAGAGCAGTTACTAGACCCAAAGCAGGGATACTGGCTCTATATGGAGAAACCAGGAACACTTGTGGTACCGGCAATATAA